A genomic region of Paenibacillus sp. PL2-23 contains the following coding sequences:
- the hemQ gene encoding hydrogen peroxide-dependent heme synthase: MSEAAQTLEGWYSLHDFRSIDWTAWRLADESERQRALDELTAFLKQWHDVEERKEGSTAVYSIVGQKADFVFMHLRETLEELNEIETAFNKTTFASFTYPVHSYVSIVELSNYMAQPGSDPMQNPEVVARLKPILPKWKHICFYPMNKRRSGTDNWYMLSMDERKAMMRSHGMIGRQYAGKVKQIITGSVGFDNWEWGVTLFAEDALQFKKLVYEMRFDEVSARFGDFGDFYVGNFLDADKFHTLLSV; encoded by the coding sequence ATGAGTGAAGCCGCACAAACGCTGGAGGGCTGGTATTCCCTCCATGATTTCCGCAGCATCGACTGGACGGCATGGCGACTTGCCGACGAGAGCGAGCGTCAACGCGCTCTGGACGAGCTAACCGCCTTCTTGAAGCAATGGCATGATGTCGAGGAACGCAAGGAAGGCAGCACGGCTGTATATTCCATTGTGGGCCAGAAGGCAGACTTCGTATTTATGCACCTGCGCGAGACCCTGGAAGAGCTGAATGAAATCGAAACTGCCTTTAACAAAACGACCTTTGCAAGCTTTACATATCCCGTGCATTCCTATGTCAGCATTGTTGAGCTCAGCAACTATATGGCCCAGCCTGGCAGCGATCCCATGCAGAACCCGGAGGTCGTCGCGAGGCTGAAGCCTATTCTGCCGAAGTGGAAGCATATTTGCTTCTATCCCATGAACAAGCGCCGCTCCGGAACGGACAATTGGTATATGCTGAGCATGGACGAGCGCAAAGCGATGATGCGCAGCCACGGCATGATCGGCCGCCAATACGCCGGCAAGGTGAAGCAGATTATTACCGGCTCCGTCGGCTTCGACAACTGGGAATGGGGCGTCACGCTGTTCGCTGAGGACGCGCTTCAGTTCAAGAAGCTCGTATATGAGATGCGATTCGATGAAGTCAGCGCCCGCTTCGGAGACTTCGGCGACTTCTACGTCGGCAATTTCCTTGACGCGGACAAATTCCATACCCTGCTCTCCGTATAA
- a CDS encoding succinate dehydrogenase cytochrome b558 subunit, protein MKGNSYFSRKLHSLLGIIPLGGFIILHGLTNYQAFERGPEGFAKGVETINSLPLLMMFEIFGIYVPLLFHGIYGLYVAYQSNSNTGRFQYGRNWAFTAQRVTGVITFVFVFWHVYQTRMQIYLGNITHEELGSTMNHIASSPVMFTLYVIGVLAAVFHFSNGLWAFLISWGITIGPRAQRISSYICMGIFVIVSALFILSLVAFTGDEFKEAANAALTWTNIG, encoded by the coding sequence ATGAAAGGAAATTCGTATTTCTCGCGCAAGCTGCACTCGCTTCTGGGGATTATTCCGCTGGGCGGGTTCATTATTTTGCACGGGCTCACGAACTACCAGGCGTTTGAGCGGGGTCCGGAGGGATTCGCTAAGGGCGTGGAGACGATCAACAGTCTGCCGCTGCTGATGATGTTTGAAATTTTCGGCATCTACGTTCCACTATTGTTTCACGGTATTTATGGCTTATACGTGGCCTACCAATCGAACTCCAACACGGGCCGCTTTCAATACGGCCGCAACTGGGCGTTCACGGCGCAGCGCGTAACCGGTGTCATTACATTTGTATTCGTTTTCTGGCATGTGTACCAGACCCGGATGCAGATCTACCTGGGCAATATCACGCATGAGGAGCTTGGCTCTACGATGAATCATATCGCAAGCAGCCCGGTTATGTTCACGCTGTACGTCATCGGCGTACTGGCAGCGGTATTCCACTTCAGCAACGGTCTCTGGGCTTTCCTGATTAGCTGGGGCATTACGATCGGCCCTCGTGCACAGCGTATTTCCTCTTATATTTGCATGGGCATTTTCGTCATTGTATCGGCCCTGTTCATCCTTTCCCTGGTTGCCTTCACGGGCGATGAGTTTAAGGAAGCAGCGAATGCCGCTTTGACATGGACGAATATCGGCTAA
- a CDS encoding YuiB family protein, translated as MPDLVVYIIQTCVATVLFFVMMFGIGFILNMLLKTTWFPMVLFFIVLIGLAIWSPWDDASRPTLDNIGDYTIIYYIPIIGAMIGAYVSGWAIRALRKGGYKMF; from the coding sequence ATGCCGGATTTAGTTGTATATATCATCCAGACATGCGTAGCGACAGTGCTGTTCTTCGTCATGATGTTCGGGATTGGCTTTATATTGAACATGCTGCTGAAGACGACCTGGTTTCCGATGGTGCTGTTCTTTATCGTCTTAATTGGCCTTGCCATCTGGTCGCCATGGGATGACGCTTCCAGGCCTACGCTTGATAATATCGGCGATTACACGATTATTTATTATATCCCTATTATTGGCGCGATGATCGGCGCTTACGTTAGCGGCTGGGCGATTCGCGCGCTGCGCAAGGGCGGCTACAAGATGTTCTAG
- a CDS encoding YqzM family protein, producing the protein MENVRDPREHYNEEPRHDLMDVVFGFGGMLIFMTVVFAAAVIVKFIIS; encoded by the coding sequence ATGGAGAATGTTAGAGACCCGCGCGAGCATTATAACGAAGAGCCTCGCCATGACTTGATGGATGTTGTTTTCGGTTTCGGCGGCATGTTGATTTTCATGACCGTTGTATTCGCAGCTGCGGTTATTGTGAAATTCATTATCTCCTAA
- the dnaI gene encoding primosomal protein DnaI, with the protein MESLGELLKSWPGGRSWSENADNKLAELMKDPLVVKFMDKHPEVDEATIRLNLNRVYQYVKEYRSCSNCPGLSACPNDYEGHYTVLSAETVHGQTQMYDRKVSCKKYLARQTEDAIRSRIRSFYVDDAALRRVYSPDEMLTKDLERAKAVGQVLRYIDRTRESGLAQQGLYLAGRFGTGKTFLMCYLLQELAKAGFSGVIVYMPDFVEDLKALMHEPAKLKETVEMMKSTDLLIFDDIGAENLNPWVRDHVLGAILNYRMERKPTFYTSNYDLEALERHFSFTSKDGDELHKGQRIMDRIRPYVQTVMVTGENKRGAKA; encoded by the coding sequence ATGGAATCGCTGGGCGAGCTTCTGAAGTCCTGGCCGGGGGGCCGGTCATGGTCAGAAAACGCGGACAATAAGCTGGCGGAGCTGATGAAGGATCCGCTTGTTGTCAAGTTTATGGATAAGCATCCGGAGGTGGACGAAGCCACCATCCGGCTTAATTTGAATCGCGTCTATCAATATGTGAAGGAATATCGCAGCTGTTCGAACTGTCCAGGTCTCAGCGCCTGCCCGAACGACTACGAGGGGCATTATACGGTGTTGTCGGCTGAGACGGTTCATGGCCAGACTCAAATGTACGACCGCAAGGTATCCTGCAAAAAATATCTTGCAAGGCAGACGGAGGATGCCATCCGAAGCCGGATTAGAAGCTTCTATGTGGATGACGCCGCGCTGCGCAGAGTGTATTCGCCAGATGAGATGCTGACCAAGGATTTGGAGAGGGCCAAGGCTGTCGGGCAGGTGCTTCGTTATATCGATCGCACCCGCGAGTCCGGTCTTGCCCAGCAAGGCTTGTATCTGGCCGGCCGGTTCGGCACAGGCAAGACGTTCCTGATGTGTTATTTGCTGCAGGAGCTGGCGAAGGCGGGGTTCTCGGGCGTTATCGTCTATATGCCGGATTTCGTAGAGGATTTGAAGGCGCTTATGCACGAGCCAGCGAAGCTGAAGGAAACGGTCGAGATGATGAAATCGACGGATCTGCTTATCTTCGACGATATTGGAGCGGAAAACTTGAATCCATGGGTGAGGGATCATGTGCTTGGCGCCATTCTGAACTACAGGATGGAGCGCAAGCCGACCTTCTATACCTCTAATTATGATCTGGAGGCGCTGGAGAGGCATTTCAGCTTCACGAGCAAGGACGGGGATGAGCTGCACAAGGGACAGCGTATTATGGACCGGATTCGGCCTTATGTCCAGACGGTTATGGTGACGGGTGAAAACAAACGAGGCGCTAAAGCATGA
- a CDS encoding CPBP family intramembrane glutamic endopeptidase, which produces MNELIKRNEWKKYGIAAAILVIIFTVIQIVPSIQAVINNPYGNNVIAKSAAVQAATAFAAEQTGLKVEATRVVHQSDKLLAGYLAKEKLMEDFEKQYDRHYPFDTFQVNLDMGDNGDYGFVYVHMFTNEIIAWSYYLEGEGLDAKETQLLLEQQWNGAASPAPSLTFDGIGENDDWTFNGQGVSIGEASLSVEANAQLLEGGPVLTKFKPALAVPDDYIRYVEKQDKLAGWLSGIGYGFMSFVLGVLAIIYAVLYRGWTSFTYGIVLTVVFFITYIIMNLGIMDGIVATQGESGSGDGLLVISVIITTIVLTVIMAASVYFSIVAGDGLWKAQGRTLWPRVKDAGFGDYIWRSVGLSYLFAAILLGIQPILFLALELVIGTWGATDVAMSPYNMSVLWLMPVLAWAAAISEEAVFRFFGIGLFRRWFRHTFAATLPPTLFWALGHVLYPFYPATTRLFELMIIGLLFSFIFVKYGFITAMFTHAIFNSVAVGSSLMLVGGAANLTSAVFFILLPVLIAFVLRQWSNRKRMSPTY; this is translated from the coding sequence ATGAACGAGCTTATTAAAAGGAATGAATGGAAAAAGTACGGGATAGCAGCAGCCATCCTCGTGATCATTTTTACGGTTATACAGATTGTGCCCTCCATTCAAGCCGTCATCAACAATCCATACGGAAACAACGTCATAGCGAAGTCCGCAGCTGTGCAAGCCGCAACAGCATTTGCCGCTGAGCAGACAGGCCTGAAGGTCGAGGCGACGCGAGTCGTGCACCAGTCCGACAAGCTGCTGGCCGGCTACCTGGCCAAGGAAAAGCTGATGGAGGACTTCGAGAAGCAATATGACAGGCATTATCCCTTCGATACGTTCCAGGTTAACCTGGACATGGGAGACAACGGCGATTACGGCTTTGTCTATGTCCATATGTTCACGAATGAGATCATCGCCTGGAGCTACTACCTGGAAGGAGAGGGGCTGGACGCCAAGGAGACGCAGCTGCTGCTGGAGCAGCAGTGGAACGGGGCGGCTTCGCCAGCGCCGAGCCTGACATTCGATGGCATAGGCGAGAATGACGATTGGACCTTTAATGGGCAAGGCGTCAGCATCGGGGAAGCCAGCTTGTCCGTAGAGGCCAATGCCCAGCTGCTTGAAGGGGGGCCAGTCCTGACGAAGTTCAAGCCTGCTCTCGCTGTTCCGGACGACTACATCCGCTATGTAGAGAAACAGGATAAGCTTGCAGGCTGGCTTAGCGGCATCGGATACGGCTTCATGAGCTTTGTGCTTGGGGTGCTGGCCATTATTTATGCCGTGCTGTACCGAGGCTGGACTTCGTTTACATACGGCATCGTATTAACCGTTGTCTTTTTTATCACGTATATCATCATGAATCTTGGCATTATGGACGGCATCGTTGCGACTCAAGGCGAAAGCGGCAGCGGCGACGGCCTTCTCGTCATATCCGTCATCATCACTACCATCGTGCTGACTGTCATCATGGCCGCCTCCGTCTATTTCTCCATCGTTGCGGGCGATGGCTTGTGGAAGGCGCAGGGCCGCACATTATGGCCTAGAGTGAAGGATGCCGGGTTCGGCGATTACATCTGGCGGAGCGTTGGACTGTCCTATTTGTTCGCGGCCATCCTGCTGGGCATCCAGCCGATTCTCTTCCTGGCGCTGGAGCTGGTGATCGGCACCTGGGGCGCCACGGATGTGGCGATGTCCCCGTACAACATGAGCGTGCTGTGGCTGATGCCTGTGCTTGCTTGGGCAGCGGCTATATCGGAGGAGGCGGTGTTCCGATTCTTCGGCATCGGCTTATTCCGCAGATGGTTCCGGCATACGTTCGCGGCGACTCTGCCGCCTACACTGTTCTGGGCGCTGGGCCATGTGCTCTACCCCTTCTATCCGGCTACGACCCGGCTGTTCGAGCTGATGATCATCGGCCTGCTGTTCAGCTTTATATTTGTCAAATACGGCTTCATCACCGCCATGTTCACGCATGCCATCTTCAACAGCGTTGCCGTAGGCAGCTCGCTTATGCTGGTGGGCGGAGCGGCCAATCTTACGTCGGCCGTCTTCTTCATTCTGCTGCCCGTTCTTATCGCGTTCGTGCTGCGCCAATGGAGCAATAGAAAAAGGATGAGCCCAACCTATTAG
- a CDS encoding helicase DnaB, producing the protein MRINHIMQFTEHHRYYIFRDFSLSSLDYKMLSLIYQPMIGAFAISLYQQLYHGIAEDKAGYSGLEPHRKLFLGLGLEMNEKSRRFVVEQTSKLEAVGLLASSRLGGPDHPDVIYEYELSQPLSPSEFFRNMHLAMLLRDKIGKYAVIALRESFGANEPDELADARLEKENISVPFYELFKLNMQSFDSELEQALMEVAPSRQSAAKPEPASAGISYGELILRFPRGSANRPHVEKLRHDMESMAQINYVAYKYHLSAASVCRLLDEDGVFASTGELNMDELQLRANGLYRQDKKRDGERQRTLAQTAVRQNEASLSLQEDDPSEEFEVREQDYLPVPAALTGRCDIQQYNMLMRNEPHTRFLKRFFPGAVPDWLDNLFERIDLNYRLEGPVINVLVHYVLGGTDSARVTRSFIDTVASNMLMKGVNTFEKAVQYVREQAAVEQAKERRRDAGQPGGASGYTGRSGGRTGTGQRGAARKPSIPIVQEDQGTGAVSADELEELRRLARKLDGKS; encoded by the coding sequence ATGCGCATCAATCATATTATGCAGTTCACAGAGCATCACCGTTATTACATATTCCGTGATTTTTCACTCAGCAGCCTGGACTATAAGATGCTTTCGCTCATCTATCAGCCTATGATAGGCGCGTTCGCCATTTCCTTATATCAGCAGCTGTATCACGGTATAGCAGAGGACAAGGCTGGTTATTCCGGTCTGGAGCCTCATCGCAAGCTTTTTCTTGGACTTGGTCTTGAGATGAATGAGAAAAGCCGCCGTTTTGTAGTGGAGCAGACCTCCAAGCTGGAGGCTGTGGGCTTGCTGGCTTCCTCGCGACTCGGGGGTCCTGATCATCCCGATGTCATCTATGAATATGAGCTGTCGCAGCCGCTGTCGCCTTCGGAGTTTTTCCGTAATATGCATCTGGCGATGCTGCTGCGGGATAAGATAGGCAAATACGCGGTGATCGCGCTCAGAGAGTCCTTCGGAGCCAACGAGCCTGACGAGCTGGCGGACGCCAGGCTGGAGAAAGAGAATATATCGGTGCCGTTCTATGAGCTGTTCAAGCTTAATATGCAATCCTTTGATTCGGAGCTTGAGCAGGCTTTGATGGAGGTTGCGCCGTCCAGGCAGTCGGCTGCTAAGCCGGAGCCTGCGTCTGCGGGCATCTCCTATGGGGAGCTTATTCTCCGATTTCCGCGGGGCTCGGCCAATCGGCCCCACGTCGAGAAGCTGCGTCACGATATGGAAAGCATGGCCCAAATCAACTATGTCGCGTACAAATATCATTTATCCGCCGCAAGCGTCTGCCGTCTGTTGGATGAAGACGGCGTATTCGCGTCCACTGGCGAATTGAATATGGATGAGCTTCAGCTGCGGGCTAATGGCTTGTACAGGCAGGACAAGAAGCGGGATGGCGAGCGGCAGCGCACTCTGGCTCAGACAGCCGTTCGGCAGAATGAAGCTTCCCTTTCCCTGCAGGAGGATGATCCCAGCGAGGAGTTCGAGGTAAGGGAGCAGGATTACCTGCCTGTGCCAGCTGCTCTTACGGGGCGCTGCGACATTCAGCAATACAATATGCTGATGCGCAACGAGCCCCATACACGCTTCCTGAAGCGATTTTTCCCTGGAGCGGTGCCGGATTGGCTGGATAATCTGTTCGAGAGAATCGATTTGAATTACCGTCTGGAGGGTCCGGTTATTAACGTGCTTGTCCATTATGTGCTGGGGGGGACGGATTCCGCACGCGTAACTCGCAGCTTTATAGATACTGTAGCCTCGAATATGCTGATGAAGGGCGTCAATACATTCGAGAAGGCGGTTCAATACGTGCGGGAGCAAGCCGCTGTGGAGCAGGCGAAGGAACGCCGCAGGGACGCAGGGCAGCCGGGCGGAGCGTCTGGCTATACCGGTAGGTCCGGCGGACGGACGGGGACTGGACAGCGGGGCGCAGCGCGCAAGCCATCCATACCCATTGTGCAAGAGGATCAGGGGACGGGAGCGGTATCGGCTGACGAGCTTGAGGAGCTCCGCAGGCTGGCAAGAAAGCTGGATGGCAAATCGTAG
- the uvrC gene encoding excinuclease ABC subunit UvrC — translation MAEQTDNERAGEAEAAKDRIRNKLALLPDKPGCYMMKNRDGVIIYVGKAKVLRNRVRSYFIGSHNGKTQRLVSEIVDFEFIVTSSNMEALILECNLIKQHHPRYNVLLKDDKTFPYIKITNEKHPKLEVTRRIVKDKGKYFGPYPNAFAAQQTKKLLDRLYPLRKCNTLPDKVCLYYHMGQCVAPCEFDVEPSTYDGMISEISKFLNGGEDVVKAELERKMQAAAEALEFERAKEFRDQLIAIDAVMEKQKITMTDAMDRDIFGYAVDKGWMCVQILYMRKGKIIERHGTTFPYYGEEYDDFMTFVTQYYSDNPALPKQILLPHPPVQDDEHEEEVIASLHSWLKIKVLMPQRGRKSEVVSMALDNARVMLEEKFRLIERDEQRSVKASQSLAEWLGLEAVKRIEAFDNSNIQGTNPVSAMVVFTDGKPDRKEYRKYKVKTVEGPDDYETMREVVRRRYERVLKEGLTRPDLIIVDGGKGQIAAAIDVLENELGLFIPVCGLVKDAKHKTAQLMTGDPAEIVPLPRDSQEFYLLQRIQEEVHRFAITFHREQRAKSMVESKLDSIPGIGEKRRKALLKHFGSLKKIREASVEDFRPLSIGDKLAGEIIAALRDEPT, via the coding sequence ATGGCGGAACAGACAGATAACGAACGGGCCGGCGAAGCCGAAGCGGCCAAGGATCGAATTCGGAATAAGCTAGCCCTGCTGCCGGACAAGCCGGGCTGTTATATGATGAAGAACAGGGACGGCGTCATTATTTATGTAGGCAAAGCGAAGGTGCTCCGGAATCGGGTCCGTTCGTATTTTATAGGCAGCCATAACGGCAAGACGCAGAGGCTTGTCTCGGAAATTGTTGATTTTGAATTTATTGTGACTTCCAGCAATATGGAGGCGCTCATCCTGGAGTGCAACCTGATCAAGCAGCATCATCCCCGATACAACGTGCTGCTCAAGGACGACAAAACCTTTCCTTATATTAAAATAACCAATGAAAAGCATCCCAAGCTGGAGGTGACGCGACGGATCGTTAAGGATAAAGGCAAATATTTTGGCCCGTATCCCAACGCGTTCGCCGCTCAGCAGACCAAGAAGCTGCTGGATCGGCTGTATCCGCTTCGCAAATGCAACACGCTGCCGGACAAGGTGTGCTTGTACTACCATATGGGGCAATGCGTGGCGCCCTGCGAATTCGACGTGGAGCCATCCACCTATGACGGGATGATCTCCGAAATCTCGAAGTTTCTGAACGGCGGCGAGGATGTCGTGAAGGCGGAGCTGGAGCGCAAGATGCAAGCGGCCGCGGAGGCGCTGGAGTTCGAGCGGGCCAAGGAGTTCCGCGATCAGCTGATTGCGATCGACGCCGTTATGGAGAAGCAGAAAATTACGATGACGGATGCGATGGACCGCGACATCTTCGGCTATGCGGTAGACAAGGGCTGGATGTGCGTGCAAATTCTATACATGCGGAAGGGCAAAATCATTGAGCGTCACGGTACGACGTTCCCTTATTACGGGGAGGAGTACGATGATTTTATGACGTTCGTCACCCAGTATTACAGCGATAATCCGGCGCTCCCCAAGCAGATTCTGCTGCCTCATCCGCCCGTTCAGGACGATGAGCATGAGGAGGAGGTTATCGCTTCGCTGCACAGCTGGCTGAAGATCAAGGTGCTTATGCCGCAGCGCGGGCGCAAAAGCGAGGTTGTCAGCATGGCGCTGGACAACGCGCGTGTCATGCTGGAGGAAAAATTTCGTTTGATCGAGAGGGACGAGCAGCGCAGCGTCAAGGCGTCACAGTCGCTCGCGGAATGGCTGGGACTTGAAGCCGTGAAGCGCATCGAGGCGTTCGATAACTCCAATATCCAGGGCACTAACCCCGTCTCCGCGATGGTCGTTTTCACGGACGGCAAGCCGGACCGCAAGGAATATCGCAAGTACAAGGTGAAGACGGTAGAGGGACCGGATGATTATGAGACAATGCGGGAGGTTGTCCGGCGGCGTTATGAGCGAGTGCTGAAGGAGGGCTTAACGAGGCCGGATCTCATCATCGTAGACGGGGGCAAGGGACAAATCGCTGCGGCGATTGACGTGCTGGAGAATGAGCTGGGGCTGTTCATTCCGGTATGCGGTCTCGTGAAGGATGCGAAGCATAAGACCGCCCAGCTGATGACGGGCGATCCGGCAGAGATTGTGCCGCTTCCGCGGGACAGCCAGGAGTTCTATCTGCTGCAGCGCATTCAGGAGGAGGTGCATCGCTTCGCGATTACGTTCCACCGCGAGCAAAGAGCGAAGTCCATGGTGGAGTCGAAGCTGGACAGCATTCCTGGAATCGGGGAGAAGCGGCGCAAGGCGCTGCTGAAGCACTTCGGCTCGCTCAAAAAAATAAGAGAGGCCTCCGTCGAAGACTTCAGGCCTCTCTCTATCGGCGACAAGCTTGCCGGTGAAATAATTGCAGCTCTCAGGGATGAGCCGACCTAA
- the sdhA gene encoding succinate dehydrogenase flavoprotein subunit: MAKNKIIVVGGGLAGLMATIKAAEAGIHVDLFSLVPVKRSHSVCAQGGINGAVNTKGEGDSPWEHFDDTVYGGDFLANQPPVKAMCEAAPGIIHLMDRMGVMFSRTSEGLLDFRRFGGTKHHRTAFAGATTGQQLLYALDEQVRRWEAAGLVTKYEHWEFLGAVLDDDGVCRGITAQDLRSMEVMSVRADAVILASGGPGIIFGKTTNSVINTGTAASAVYQQGVKYANGEFIQIHPTAIPGDDKLRLMSESARGEGGRVWTYKDGKPWYFLEEKYPAYGNLVPRDIATREIFHVCVDQKLGINGENMVYLDLSHKDPKELDVKLGGIIEIYEKFMGDDPRKIPMKIFPAVHYSMGGMWVDYNQMTNIPGLFAAGECEYQYHGANRLGANSLLSAIYGGMVAGPKAVEYIKGLKKSAEDVASSVFDRYAKQQTDRHNRIIGMNGTENAYVIHKELGEWMTNNMTVVRFNDKLEATIGKIKELKQRYNNININDTAQWNNAGVAFTRQLWNMLELSEAMTLGALMRNESRGAHYKPEFPDRNDDQFMKSTIADWTPDGPKISYEDIDVSLIAPRKRDYSTDKKKGE; this comes from the coding sequence ATGGCAAAAAATAAAATTATCGTTGTCGGCGGCGGCCTTGCCGGCCTGATGGCGACTATAAAGGCGGCGGAAGCCGGCATTCACGTAGACCTGTTCTCCCTCGTCCCGGTGAAGCGCTCGCACTCCGTGTGCGCGCAGGGCGGCATCAACGGCGCCGTCAACACCAAAGGCGAAGGCGACTCTCCGTGGGAGCATTTCGACGATACGGTATACGGCGGTGACTTCCTCGCCAATCAGCCTCCGGTTAAAGCAATGTGCGAAGCTGCACCGGGCATTATTCACTTGATGGACCGGATGGGCGTTATGTTCAGCCGTACGTCCGAGGGTCTGCTGGATTTCCGCAGATTCGGCGGCACGAAGCATCACCGCACGGCGTTCGCGGGCGCGACGACCGGCCAGCAGCTGCTGTACGCGCTGGACGAGCAGGTTCGCCGCTGGGAAGCAGCCGGTCTCGTTACGAAGTACGAGCACTGGGAATTCCTTGGCGCGGTGCTGGACGACGACGGCGTATGCCGCGGCATTACGGCGCAGGACCTGCGCTCCATGGAGGTCATGAGCGTTCGCGCTGACGCGGTTATTCTTGCGTCCGGCGGTCCTGGCATTATTTTCGGCAAAACAACAAACTCCGTTATCAATACAGGCACAGCGGCAAGCGCCGTGTATCAGCAAGGCGTGAAATACGCGAACGGCGAGTTTATCCAGATTCACCCTACGGCCATTCCGGGCGACGACAAGCTTCGTCTTATGTCGGAATCCGCGCGCGGTGAGGGCGGACGCGTATGGACGTACAAGGACGGCAAGCCTTGGTACTTCCTTGAAGAGAAGTATCCGGCATACGGCAACCTGGTGCCGCGCGATATCGCAACACGCGAGATCTTCCATGTGTGCGTCGACCAGAAGCTTGGCATCAACGGCGAGAACATGGTTTACCTTGATCTGTCGCATAAGGATCCTAAGGAGCTGGACGTGAAGCTCGGCGGCATCATTGAGATCTACGAGAAGTTTATGGGCGACGATCCGCGGAAGATTCCGATGAAAATTTTCCCTGCGGTTCACTATTCCATGGGCGGCATGTGGGTGGACTACAACCAAATGACGAATATCCCTGGTCTGTTCGCCGCTGGCGAATGCGAATACCAATATCATGGCGCGAACCGTCTCGGAGCCAACTCCCTGCTCTCCGCCATCTATGGCGGCATGGTAGCCGGACCGAAGGCTGTCGAATATATCAAAGGCCTGAAGAAGTCCGCGGAAGACGTCGCTTCCTCCGTATTCGACCGATACGCGAAGCAGCAAACGGATAGACATAACCGTATTATCGGTATGAACGGCACAGAGAACGCGTATGTAATCCACAAGGAGCTTGGCGAGTGGATGACGAACAACATGACGGTTGTTCGCTTCAACGACAAGCTGGAAGCAACAATCGGCAAGATCAAGGAACTGAAGCAGCGCTACAACAACATCAACATTAACGATACCGCGCAATGGAACAATGCAGGCGTTGCGTTCACCCGTCAATTGTGGAACATGCTGGAGCTCTCCGAAGCGATGACGCTGGGTGCGCTTATGCGGAACGAAAGCCGTGGAGCTCACTACAAGCCTGAATTCCCAGACCGGAACGACGATCAGTTCATGAAATCGACGATCGCCGACTGGACACCGGACGGACCAAAAATTTCGTACGAGGATATCGACGTCAGCCTTATCGCTCCTCGTAAGCGCGATTACTCCACCGACAAGAAGAAAGGAGAATAA
- a CDS encoding LysR family transcriptional regulator, which produces MYEELHVFTVIVEQSSMNKASALLNLSQPALSRKLAKLEDEIGTQLFRRVGKRLELTRIGQLTYEYALELRQLHRSYMQTVSEFTATGRTTLTIGASLTTLQTTLPDLIQQLTSTHPECDIKAVTGKTHEIISYVREHRVDIGIIASSIDDPTLRCVPLFDDHLLLVLPRNHLVTDKGSLHIDDLNGLPMIMFSKGTWYRILTDELFEKHRISPDVRMEIDSFEAILRLLHTCRAGTLLPKSYMRDQLLEDNELIAVPIRELEEAKRTTSLIHIPPASLSPAVRQCINEITARFH; this is translated from the coding sequence ATGTACGAGGAGCTTCACGTATTCACCGTAATCGTCGAGCAATCCAGCATGAATAAGGCGTCAGCCCTGCTGAATCTGTCCCAGCCCGCCCTGTCCCGCAAGCTGGCCAAGCTGGAGGACGAGATCGGGACGCAGCTGTTCCGGCGCGTCGGCAAGCGGCTGGAGCTGACGCGTATCGGCCAATTAACGTATGAATACGCGCTGGAGCTGAGGCAGCTGCATCGCAGCTACATGCAGACTGTGTCCGAATTTACGGCGACGGGCAGAACCACCCTGACCATCGGGGCCAGCTTGACGACGCTGCAGACGACCTTGCCTGATCTGATTCAGCAGCTCACCTCGACCCATCCCGAATGCGATATCAAGGCGGTCACGGGCAAGACGCATGAGATCATATCTTATGTACGGGAGCATCGTGTCGATATTGGCATCATCGCCTCCAGCATCGACGATCCGACGCTGCGCTGCGTGCCGCTCTTCGACGATCACCTGCTTCTTGTGCTGCCGCGCAATCATCTGGTGACGGACAAGGGCAGCCTGCACATTGATGATTTGAATGGTCTGCCGATGATTATGTTCTCCAAGGGCACCTGGTACCGCATCTTGACGGACGAGCTGTTCGAGAAGCACCGGATCTCACCCGACGTGCGGATGGAGATTGACTCCTTCGAAGCCATTCTGCGGCTGCTTCATACTTGCCGCGCCGGCACTTTGCTGCCCAAATCGTATATGCGGGATCAGCTGCTGGAGGACAACGAGCTGATTGCGGTGCCCATCCGGGAGCTGGAGGAAGCGAAACGGACCACTTCGCTCATCCATATTCCTCCCGCCTCATTAAGCCCAGCCGTACGGCAATGCATCAATGAAATTACGGCAAGATTTCATTAA